GGGTTCGGTGCTGCCCGGTGAGCGCTTCGCCTGAGCGTCGAGGAACTTCTCGAGGCTTTCCTTCTTTCGGGTCTCGGCACCGGGCTGGATGAAGACCCCAACGACCAGCTTGTCCCCAGCCGCGGTGGGATCGCCTGGCCGCGAGTGTACCAGATGCACCTCGAACGGCTTGGCGGAGTCGCTGTCGATCAAATGCTCGGCGGGAGCGTGCATGTGGATCTGGCGGATGAGCCAGGTCTCGCCACCGGCCGTGATCGACCACTCCGGTGCGCTGTTCTCGTTCCCGGGTCTGTCGAAAACGAAGTTGTGCTTCACCCCGTCGATCTGTCCGCGTAGCGATCGAG
This region of Gemmata massiliana genomic DNA includes:
- a CDS encoding carbonic anhydrase family protein, whose protein sequence is MPVIGTQQSPIKIESVKAIYAPFGNKHLVFNYSRSLRGQIDGVKHNFVFDRPGNENSAPEWSITAGGETWLIRQIHMHAPAEHLIDSDSAKPFEVHLVHSRPGDPTAAGDKLVVGVFIQPGAETRKKESLEKFLDAQAKRSPGSTEPTEVDPRDFLPDSGLDQFFRYEGSLTGEPYTEDVSWYVMRNDGVVDPKKFEALEKYAEHHARVIQFLNRRFVLKSFDK